ACGGCCGTACCTTCTTGTAGGGCCGTCTCCTTCCGGGTTCCATGGGGCTGTTCGACAGTATCAGGAACGCCGTCGGCGGGTCGGCCGACGACGACGGCGACGACGCGTCGTCGCTGCTAGACAGCACCACGCTCGACCCGACGGACTTCCGCACGCGGGCCGAGTCGGTCGCCGAGGCCGACGGTCTCGACTTCTCGCGTGGATCGCTCGCCCACCTCGAGACTCACGTGGCGTCGCTGTCCGACCCCGAGACGGCCGACGACGTGGCTGCTGCGACGACGTACGCGGATCCGGCCCTCCGGTACGGGAGCTACTTCGGCGAGGTGCTCGTTCGCGCGTACGACGGCGCCTGGACGCGCGACGAGGGCTGGGGGGTCACCGTCGCCGGCCCCGACGACGAGGTGACCGTCGCCGTCTTCGACGTCGCCGCCCGCTCGCTCGACGGTGACCCGGTGTTCGCGGCCATCGTCGAGCGTCTCGAGGCGGAGCTCGCGCTGGGGGCCGACGCGAACGCAGACGGCCCGTCCACGGCACCCGAACCCGAGGCGAGTGCCGACGAGGGGGCGAGCGATCCGGCGGCTGTCCCGGAAGCGGACACCGAGGACGCCGCGGCCGCTGGTGACGACGCGTCCTCGGGACACCCCTCCGGGGAACCGGAACCCGACACGGGGACCGACGTTTCGGACCCGGAGGACGGTCCTCCGGGCGAGGCTGACACACAAGCGAATGCCGCCGACCCGGAACCGGACCGGGACGCCGACGAATCGGCTGCCGCCTTCATCGCCGAGGCCGAGTCCGACGCCGCCGAGGCAGGCGACGACGAGGCCGTCGAGACGGCCGGCGCTTCGGCCCCCTCCGCCTCCGAGGGGGCTTCGGGTGGCGGCATCGACCTCGGGAACGACGCCCCGGCCGCGGAGCCGTCAGGGCCCGCGGACGCACCGGACGCCGAGGACCCTGACCCGGCCGCGGGCGACGGCCTGCGGGCCGAGTACGCCGAGACGGCCCAGGAGTTCGCCGCGTTCTGGAGCGAACGCGACCTGGACTTCGAGCCCGACTCGCTGTCCCGACTCGACACGCTCGTCGACGGCGAGTGGGACGCCGGGCGGTTCCGGGACGCCACGTTCGGCGCCGACGACGACTTCGACGACCGGGCCTTCACGAGTCTCGTCACCGAGCTCGGGAGTTACTTCGGCGAGGTGCTGGTGCGCACGGTCGACGGCGAGTGGACCGAGGCGACCGACCACAGGGCGGCCGTCGTCGTCGCCACCGACACCGGGGCGCTCGCGGTCCCCGTGTTCCAGGTCGCCGAGAACTCGCTCCGACAGACCGCTGTCTTCGAGCGGAGCTACGAGGCGCTGCTCGAGGACATCGGCCGGGACGACGTCGCGTAGGCCGCCGCCACCCCGTACCCGTATCCTTTTGCTACTGGCATCGCTCGTACCCGACGTGGTACTTGGACCCGTCACACCGGGCATGGCGTTCGTGTTCGTCGTCATTCTGGCCGCGCTGGTGCTGTTCGCGACGGAGGCGCTGCCGGTCGACGTGACCGCTATCGCCGTCATGGTCACGCTGATGCTGGTCGAACCGGTGACCGCGGTCGCCGCCGACGCCGGCCTGCTGGCCGGTCCGATATACGTCCTTCACCAGCCCGGTGACGGCGTCTCGCCGCTCGCACGCGGCCTCTCCGGGTTCGCGTCGACGGCCACGATAACCGTCCTCGCGATGTTCATCCTCTCTGACGGCGTCCAGCGGACCGGCATCGTCCAGATGCTCGGGCACCGCCTGGCGACCCTGACCGGCGAGGACGAGTCCCGGCAGCTGGGCGCGACCGTCGGCCTCGTCGCGCCCATCTCCGGGTTCATCAACAACACCGCGGCCGTCGCCATCCTGCTGCCGATGGTGACCGACATCGCCCACAGCGGCAAGGTGTCGCCGTCGAAACTGCTCCTCCCGCTCTCGTATGCCTCGATGTTCGGCGGCATGTTGACCCTCATCGGGACCTCGACGAACATCCTCGCCTCCCAGATCTCGGCGGAGCTGCTCGATCACCCCTTCGGGATGTTCGAGTTCACGCAGCTGGGCGCCGTCGTCACCGTCGTCGGCGTCGTCTACCTGCTGACCGTCGGGCGCTACCTGGTGCCCGGCCGAATCGACGTCAAGGACAACCTCACCGCCGAGTTCGAGATGGGCGAGTACCTCACCGAGGTGGTCGTCCGCGAGGACTCCCCGCTCGTCGGCGAGACGGTCCAGGAGGCGCTGGCCGAGACGGAGTTCGACGTCGACGTCGTCCAGCTGGTCCGTGGCGGGCGGACGTTCCTCGAACCGCTCGGCCCCAAGGGAATCCAGGCCGGCGACGTCTTCGCGGTCCGGACCGACCGGGACACCCTGGTCGAACTGCTCGACGCCGAGGGGCTGGACCTCATCCCCGAGGTGCAGGTCGACGACGAGGAATTAGAGAGCGCGAGCGAGCGCCAGAACCTCGTCGAGGTGGTCGTCGCACCCGGGTCCTCGCTCATCGGGCAGACGCTCGCCACGTCGAACTTCCGCCAGCGCTACGACGCGACGGTGCTGGCTCTGCGCCACGGCGAGGAACTGTACCGCCGCCGGATGGACCGGGTCCGCCTGCGCATCGGCGACACGCTGCTTGTCCAGGCGACCCCCGAGAGCATCGACCGCCTCAACGTCAACCGCGACTTCATCGTCGCCCAGGAGGTCGAACGCCCCGACTTCCGGCGCGAGAAGATCCCCGTCGCCGTCGGCATCGTCGCCGCCGTCGTCGCCGTCGCCGCGCTCACGCCGATCCACATCGTCGTCGCCGCGCTCGCTGGCGCCGTGGCGATGGTCGTCACGCGCTGTCTCGAACCCCAGGAACTGTACGACGCCGTCCAGTGGGACGTCATCTTCCTGCTCGCGGGCGTCATCCCGCTTGGCGTCGCTCTCCAGGAGACCGGCGGGGCGGACCTGCTCGCGGACCTCTTTGTCCTCGCGGCCCCCGGCCTCCCGGCCATCGTGGCGCTCGGCCTGATGTACGTCGTCACCGCGCTGCTGACGAACGTCATCTCGAACAACGCTTCCGTCGTGTTGATGATCCCCGTCGCCGTCGAGGCCGCCCAGCAACTCGGCGCCAACCCCTTCGCGTTCGTCCTCGCCGTGACCTTCGCCGCCTCGACGGCGTTCATGACCCCCGTGGGCTACCAGACGAACCTGCTGGTCTACGGGCCCGGCGGCTACCGCTTCACCGACTACCTGCGGGTCGGTGCCCCCCTCCAGGCTATCTTCGCCGTCGTCACGACGCTCGGTATCGCCTTCTTCTGGGGCCTCGCTCCCGCGTGACACAGGCGGCCCGGCAACGAAACCCTTTACTCCGTGACCGCGGGATACTCAGACGCGGGACCGTGGGTTAGTGGTATACTCCGGGCCTTGGGTGCCCGTGACCCCGGTTCGAATCCGGGCGGTCCCACTCCACCTTTTTCTGCGTCGGGTTCGCGCTTCGCGCGAACCACTCCTTGAAAAATCTGGACCAAAAAGGCGGAATCGTCGCAAAGCGGCGATTCCGTGAAACCGCTCGCTTCGCTCGCGGTACAGCTTCTCGGTTGGGTGTCGGTCAGAAGCGTCTGTCATATCTATGGGCCGAATCTCTAGGCTACCACACGGCAATTCCACTGTGGCTGTCCTCACTTCCGGAATTGATCAGTACAGACGGTATGCTACTGAGTTGAAACAAGCGCCCACGTGTTGAACTGAACCTCCCATCTGAGCGCTCCATCCCACCCCACGTAACGCTGATTATCATCGACAGATTGAATAGGAAATAAAATAGTTCTGCTGTGTACGTGACGGTGGATAATATACTGGGGGCCGACGATGCCGTCTCGTCGGTTATCTCTGTCGTCCTCATGGTGGGTATCGTGGTGATACTGGGGGCCGTCGTCTCGGTGTTCGCGCTGGGGATCGGAGAGAGCGTCGATAGCACCGCTCCAAGTGCGTCCTTCGAGTTCAAGATCCTGGACAACGGTGACATGCAGGTCACCCACGCGAGCGGTGACACGCTCGACGGGGGCCAGTTGCGGTTCGCGGGTGCCGCACTCGAAAAAACCTCGTTCGGTGGCATCAGCGAGTGGAGTGGGAAGGTTAAAGCGGGTGACTCGGCGACGGTCAACGTCAAAGCCGAAGAGACGCTGAGACTCATCTGGCGGTCGTCAGCAGGCGACGAGACCGCCACGGTTGCGGAGTACGAGGTTCCGGACGACGCAGGTCCCTCCGGGGCAGTCAGTATCGGCACCGTACAGTCCGTCACCGACGAGGTTTCTGTGTCGGTCGGCACACTGAGTAGAATAAGTGGAAACGCAAACCTCGTGGTCGAAACAGCCGGTGGCGCTAAGACATCACAATCGGTCAGTTCGGGGGCAACGCCGACCGTGTCGCTCTCGGTTGACGAGACTGAAACCGTGACGGCGACGCTGTACGAGAGTGGTGAGACCGGCGAGATTGCATCTGCTTCGGACTCGCCGACAAAACAGGCGTCAATTGGCAGTGTTGACGCAACGGGTGCCGCCGCTAGTAACGGTGACGTTGCTGTTAACAACATACAGTTCAACGGGGTGCAAAATGACAAAGTCTACGTCGTCATTGACGATGACCCGACGCAAGGAAACGGTGACGGTGACGCGCAACCAGTAGAATTTTGGGTTTCGACTTACGGTGGTTCTGTGACGAAGTCCGTTCAGGATTACTTCATCGCTGATGGTGAGACAATCACGGTGACGGTGTACGAAACCGATAGCAAATCGACCAAACTGAAAACCGCCACGGCAACGGCGACGGACTAACTGAGGGAGAGTCTCGTAGTCGTTCATAGACGCGCTCTTGGGAGTATCGAACATCTTAAACGGTCGGACGGCTTGTTCGTTCCGACTGGCTAGGATGAATCTTGATCAATTTTTGTGACTGTGTAACAGCATCTTGAAGCCCAGTCTCGTTATGTGACTTGAGTCTTGAGACCCAGGGCTAGGATTCGTTCAGCTTGCCGATAAACTGACCAATTAATTTGGTTCAGACTATCTGCAACCGATTCCCTACGTGGCGTGTCTATGCCAGCACCTCTTTACTTGGATTGAACGACTGAACACTGCTACGAGCGACCCCACCCCATCGTTTCACGGCCGAACCGTTCGCAGTCCCCGACTTCGACTGGAGCGAAATCCACTTTCGCCCCGGCTTGCGAACCTTCTTAGGTCATCGGGCACAACCACTGTCCACTCAGATGGCGACCGCCGAGAACACCGAGCTCATCGACCGCTTCGAGGAGTTCTACCGCGACTACTACCGCAACGAGATCGGTGAGCTCGCACAGAAGTACCCCAACGACCAGAAGTCACTCTACATCGACTGGCAGGACCTCTACCGGTTCGACCCGGACCTGGCCGACGACTACCGCACCAAACCCCAGCAGCTCCAGGAGTACGCCGAGGAGGCGCTGCGCCTGTACGACCTCCCGGTCGACGTCTCGCTCGGACAGGCCCACGTCCGCGTCCGCAACCTCCCCGAGTCCGAGGACATCCGCGAGATCCGCCACCAGCACCACGGCAACCTCATCAGCGTCCAGGGCATCGTCCGCAAGGCGACCGACGTGCGGCCGAAGGTGCTCACCGCCGCCTTCGAGTGCCAGCGCTGTGGCACCCTCACCCGCATCCCCCAGGCCGCCGGCGACTTCCAGGAACCCCACGAGTGCCAGGGCTGTGAGCGCCAGGGCCCCTTCAGACTCAACACCGACCAGTCGGAGTTCATCGACGCCCAGAAGATCCGCGTCCAGGAGTCCCCCGAGGGCTTGCGTGGCGGCGAGACCCCCCAGGCCATCGACGTCAACATCGAGGACGACATCACCGGCAACGTGACCGCCGGCGACCACGTCCGCGTGACCGGCGTCCTCAAGTTAGACCAGCAGGGCAACGACCGCGAGAAGTCCCCGATGTTCGACATCTACATGGAGGGCGTCAGCGTCGAGATCGAGGACGAGCAGTTCGAGGAGATGGAGATCACCGAGGAGGACAAGAAGGAGATCGTCGAGCTCTCGAACGAACCCGACCTCTACGAGAAGATGGTCGGGGCCATCGCGCCCTCGATCTACGGCTACGAGAAAGAGAAGCTCGCGATGATGATCCAGCTGTTCTCGGGGGTCACCAAGAGCCTCCCCGACGGGTCGCGCATTCGTGGCGACCTGCACATGCTGCTTATCGGTGATCCGGGTACAGGGAAGTGCGTCAACGGCGATACTCGCGTCACGCTGGCCGACGGACGTCGGGTGCCGATTCGAGACCTCGTCGAATCAAACCTACAGGACCCGAAACCGGTCGACGACGGCGTGTGGGACGACGTCGACTTCGAGGTCCCCTCGCTGCAGCCCGACGGAACTATCGCGAGCCAGCGGGCGACGAAAGTCTGGAAACGCGAAGCGCCGGAGTACCTGTATCGGATCCGGACCGCGACGGGGCGCGAAATCGAGGTAACGCCGTCTCATCCGCTGTTCGTCCGGTCGGACGCTTCTTTCGAGGCGAGGACGGCAGAGGACCTCACGGAGGGTACCTTCGTTGCAGTCCCACGCAATGTCCCGACCGACGGCACTGACCAACTGTCCGTCGAGCACCGGACGTCGAAGTCTCACAACCGAATCGACCTTGACGTACCGGATACGTGGACGCCCGGACTCGCACGTCTCGTCGGGTACATCGTCGCCGAGGGCTACGTCGAACAGCGCGCCGACAACACTGGCTTCGTTTCGATCACCAACAACGACCGCGAGGTCATCGACGACGCGACCGCCATTCTGGAGACGCTGAATCTCAACGTTACCGAGCGACACCCACACGAAGGTAAGGACGCGACCGAACTGATGTGTTCGGCCGGCGAGCTGGTGAGTTTCCTCGCGTCGCTGGACGAGTCACTCCTGTCGCCGTCGACCGACCGCCGTGTCCCACCGGCGGTGATGGGGACGAGCGACCGGATTACGGCAGCGTTCCTGCAAGCCTACATCGAGGGTGAGGGACACGTGTCTGGGTCCCAGCGGGAGATTACGGTCGCGTCGACGAGCGAGGAACTCCTCGAAGACGCCCGCTCGATGCTCCTGTCGCTGGGCATCGGCTCGCAGTTACAATCTCGCGCCAACGGGAGCTATCGCCTGCGAATCTCTGGGGAGTCCTTCGCCCGATATGTCGAGCGTATCGGATTCATCACGGAGCGCAAGGCAGATGTGGCCGGGAAGTTCGACCATACGTCGGGCAACACGAATCTCGACGTCGTCCCGAACGTCGGTCCGGGACTGCGACGTATCCGCGAAACCCTGGGGCTCCCGCAGGCAGAGTGTGGGCTTCCACGCTCCACGTACCAGCATTACGAGCGCAGTCGTCGAAACCCCGGGCGTGAGAGCCTTCAGTCCGTCGTCGAGGCGTTCGAAGGACGACTGAACGCGCTCGAATCGACAGGTGTCGACGACGACGGCGCGATTGCAGACGGTGGTAGTCTCGATGCAGTCCGACAGGACGTCAGTGCGCTTCGTTCGCTCGTTGAGGGCGACGTCGCCTGGGACCGGATAGTGTCGATCGAGGCATTTGAACCCGACGAGGAGTGGGTCTACGACCTCGAGGTCGAGGGAACGCACAGCTATCTCTCGAACGGCGTCGTGTCCCACAACTCGCAAATGCTGTCGTACATCCGACAGATAGCCCCACGCTCCGTCTACACTTCTGGGAAAGGGTCCAGCTCGGCCGGCCTCACGGCGGCCGCTGTTCGCGACGACTTCGGCGACGGCCAGCAGTGGACCCTCGAAGCGGGGGCGCTCGTGCTGGCCGACCAGGGCATCGCCGCTGTCGACGAACTGGATAAGATGAGCCCGGAAGATCGTTCGGCGATGCACCAGGCGCTCGAACAGCAGGAGATCAGCATCTCGAAGGCGGGTATCAACGCCACGCTCAAGAGCCGGTGCTCGCTGCTGGGCGCGGCCAACCCCAAGTACGGTCGGTTCGACCAGTACGAACCCATCGGCGAGCAGATCGACCTCGAACCCGCGCTCATCTCCCGGTTCGACCTCATCTTCACGGTCACCGACCAGCCCGACGAGGAGGCCGACCGGAACCTCGCGTCCCACATCATCCAGACGAACTACGCGGGCGAACTCCACACCCACCGGACCGAGAACGCCACCTCGAACTTCACCGAGGAGGAGGTCGAGACGGTCACCGAGGAGGTCGCGCCGACGATAGAGCCGGATCTCCTTCGCAAGTACATCGCCTACGCGAAGCGCAACTGCTTCCCGACGATGACCGAGGAGGCAAAGGAGCGCATCGAGGACTTCTACGTCGACCTCCGCCTGAAAGGGCAAGACGAAGACGCGCCCGTCCCGGTGACCGCGAGGAAGCTCGAGGCGCTGGTCAGGTTGGCCGAGGCCTCGGCCCGGATTCGACTCTCCGACACCGTCGAGGAAGACGACGCCGAGCGGGCGGTCGACATCGCGCTGTACTGCATGAAACAGATCGGCATCGACCCCGAGACCGGCGAGTTCGACGCCGACGTCGTCGAGACGGGCACCTCCAAGACCCAGCGCGACCGCATCCAGAACCTCAAGGGCATCATCGCCGACATCGAAGACGAGTACGACGAGGGCGCGCCCATCGACATCGTCGTCGAGCGCGCCGAGGAGGTCGGCATCGAGGAATCGAAGGCCGAACACGAGATCGAGAAGCTCAAGCAGAAAGGCGAGGTCTACGAGCCTCGGACCGACCACCTCCGGACGACATAATGGACCGCATCTCCGCCCTGCGGAACGTCGAGGAGGCGCTCGCGACCTTCGAGGACGGCGAGTGCTCGCTGTCCGACCTCGAACGCGACGTCCGGGGCATCCTCCGCACCTACGCCACCGACTTCGAGGGCGACCTCGGGGCCTACCGGGCGTCCGGCACCGGCGCGGCCGACGGGCTGGTCGTCATGGCGCCCTCCGAATCGGCCGCCCGCGAGCGGGTCCGGGCCCTCGTCGACGACCCCGGGGAGTTCTCGGTCAGCCAGGTCCGGTGAGCCGCCGGGCGGGCACTCACCCGATATTATTCGGAGGAAGATAGCATAATTTTAGTTCTAGCAATGGCTGCAACCGACCGATGCTGCTGGTCGTCACGTACTCGCGGGCCGCCCGCCGGGACCTGCGAAACGTCTGTCGGCGACACGAATCGTGTGTGGCCCAGCAACTCGGGCGGGCGGCGCTGTTCGAGGGGACCGAGTTCGGTGCGTTCCAGGCGCTGCGCCTCCGGGAGAAACACGATCTGGCGGTCAGGGTCGAGCGGCTCGAGCCGTTCGGGCCCGAGGACGTCCCGGCGCATGTGGCCGAGGCCGCACGCGCGTACGAGCAGCGCACGGAACCGGCGACGCCGTACGAGCGGTTCGCGGCCGGGCGTGACCTGCCCGCGCCGGCGTCGATGCGGGAGGAACCGCTGTGAGGCTCCGGGTCGACGGGGCCTGTTACGAGGGCTGTGTCGTCGACCTCCGGGCGAGTGACGTCGAGGGCGCCGCCGTCGCGCGTGCGGTGCGCGGGGAGGCCCTGACGCCGTCGGTTTCCCCGACCGCTACGGCGGCAGTCTATCGCTACGCGGGCCACGTCCGGCCGGGGATGGGCCTGCGGACCAGGACGGCACTGGCGGCGGCGGCCCGGTCCCGCGGCGTGACGGCGCCCCAGGACGACGCGATTGCAGACCTGCGGGCACGGCTCGCCGACCTCGACGCCGACCGACCCGACCTCCCGGCCTGCACCGACCCGGTCCCCGAGGGGGCCCTCAGGGAGCTCGAGGAGGCCGTCGCGACACACCGAGGACGCATCCGGGCCCACGAGCGACTCCCTGGAGGGGACGCAAGCGAGCCACGCGAGGACCTCCGGGCGGCCGCGCGGCGCCTCTCCGAACGCGAGACCGAACGGACCGCTGCCCGGCAGGCCCGCGAGCGACGGCGCGATGCTGCCCGCGGGTACCGCCAGCAGCTGGAGCGGCGCCGGCGCCTGGCAGACGAGCTGGCGAACCGCCAGCGCGAGGCCCGTGCGCACCTGGTAGAGTCACTCGAGGGCAGGTTTCGCGCGTCGCTCGCGACACTCCCCGGCCCCACCCCCGAGGACCCCTTCGACGCCCCGCCGGTCGACGCGGCGCTCGCGGTACTTCGGGTCGCCCGGACCGAGGCACCGGTCGTCCTCGAGGTCGACCGGTTCGCCACTCCGGTGGCCGCCGCGCGGCAGCTCTCGGCGCCCGTGATCCGGTGCTGAGGTTTAAATCCGAACGGGCGACCACCCGGCGTATGGTCACGTTCGCAAGCGAGTGTACGACTCGGGAGGGCGTCACGCTGGTCACCGCGGCGCTGACGGATGTCGCTGTCCCGACCAGGGTCACCCTCGCGAACCGACTGGACGGGCCGGTCTGGCCGCCACGTCGGGAGGGTCTCCCGGCGTGTGGCTGGACCGACACCGGGTTCGAGGCCGTCGTCGGCCCGGGCCGGCACGCCTTCGGCTACGCGTCGCCAGCGCCCCCGGCGGACCCGGCGGTCGAGCTGGTCGAAGCCAGACCAGCGCCCGACGCCGAACCGACCCGTGACGTGGCACAGACGCCCGAGGCTGTCTGCCGGGACCTCGGCGACCCGTCGCCGCCCGCCGACGCGCTCCCGGCCGTGGCTCTCGCCGGCGACGAGACGAGTCGCGAGGCCGCGGACGCCGGCGATGCGGCCCACGATCTCCCGGCCCCTGTCGCCGGATTCTTCGAGGCGGCCGAACGGCGGGTCCACAGCGCCGAGGCGCTGGCGGAGGCCGAGACGCTTGCGGCGGCGACCGACGCCGTCCGCGACGCGGGCGGGCTGGACGACGTGTACCGCCTCGACGACCGCCAAGGAGTGGACGTCCGGACGCTCCGGGCTATCGCCCGGCGCGCCGAGGCCCTCGCAGAGCGACGGGCGGCGGCGACGGTCCCGACCGACTCCCTCGAAGGGCTCGCATGATTCTGACCGTTACCGGCGGCAAGGGCGGGGTCGGGAAGTCGACGGTCGCCTACAACCTCGCGGCGACACTCGACGGTGTCGTCGTCGACGGCGACCTCGCGATGGCCGACCTCCCGGCCGGTCGCGGTCCGAACCTCCACGACGTGCTCGCCGGCCGGGCGGCGCCGCTCGAGGCCGTCTCGGAAACGGGCCCGGTCGCGGTGGTCCCGTGTGGCCGGTCCCTCGCCGGGGCGCGGGCGGCCGACGTGACTGCACTCGGCGACGTGCTGGCGACCCTCGAGCGGACGGCTCGCTGGGTCGTCGTCGACTCGCCGGCCGGCCTGCAGGCCGACGTCGGCGTCCCGCTCTCGGTCGCCGACGCCGCAGTCCTCGTGACGGCGCCGGACGCCGCGGCGCTGGCAGACGCCCTGCGTGTCCGCGCACTCGCCCGCGAGCTCGACACCGGGCTCTGCCGGGTGGTGCTCAACCGCGCCGGCCCGGACCCGAACACGACGGCCGTTGCCGACCGCTTTGGCGCACCCGTCGTCACCGTGCCCGAGAGCGACGCTGTCGAAAGCGCCCAGCGGGCCGGCCAGCCGGTCTGTCACACGGCGCCCGATTCCTCAGCGGCCGACGGCTTCCGGGCGCTGGCGGCCGCCGTTCAGTCCTGCAGGTCGGTGTAGGTCCCCCGCAGGGTCACCGGCGTCACGTCGGCCACGTCGGCCGCCTCGGCCTGGGTCAGATCGACGTCGCGCTCGCCGGCCGCAGTGTAGAGACACGCCGCCGCCACCCCGGCGGGGTTCCGTCCGCCGACGAGCCCGCGGTCGCGCGCCTCGTCGACCAGTTCCTCCGCCCGTTTTCTGACCGTCGTGGGTAATTCGAGTTCGGTCGCGAACCGCGGGACGTACTCGCGGGGGTCTATCGGCCCCGTCGGGAGACCCAGCTCCCGGTTGAGCGCGTCGTAGGCCGCCCGGAGTTCCGCATCGTCCGCGCGGGCGACCGCACAGAGCTCCTCGACGGTCCGTGCGAGGCCTTCGGTCCGGCAGGTGGCGTAGACGGCGGCTGCAGCGAACCCCTCGAGGGAGCGCCCTCGCAGCAGGTCTGCCTCCTGGGCCGACTCGAAGAGGACGCAGGCCCGGTCCCGAACGGCGTCCGAGAGGTCGAGCGACCCGACGATACGCCGTATCTCGGTGAAGGCGTACACCTGGTTGCGCTCGCGCTTGGATCGGACCTGTGCGCGATTGTGCTCGCGGCGGAGTCGCGCCAGCTGCCGGCGCTTGCGGCCCTTGACCCTGGTCGATCGGCCGATCTCGGTCGAGAGCCCCCGGTCGTGGCGCGACCGGGTCAGGGGCGCCCCCGTCCGGGCCCGTTCGGTGTCGTCGTCTTCGAATGACCGCCACTCCGGCCCGCGGTCGATGGGATCCTCGCCGACGACGAGGCCACACTCGGCACAGACCGCCTCGTGACCGTCCTGCTCGACTGCACACTCACACTCCGGGCAACGTCGCGTCGTTGCGCTCATCGTATCTCGACCTACGGCCGGAGGAGTGGTTAAAAACCCGATGGAGATCCGGGTCTCGGGCCGGATTCGGCCGATACTACCGACCGGTTACCGGTCGGTTCCTGGCCGGGCCAGCGCCGTCGGCCGCGCTCGCAGCACCACGCTTAAATTCCAGGCGTGGCGAGGTGAGTACAATGGGGCTTGCCGACATCGCAGCGGGGCTCGAGGTGACCGAGTCACAGCGCGAGACCGGCGTCGCCGCCGTCGACGAGACGGACGCGTCGCTCGCCGGCCGACTCGACCCGGTGGCCGACAGTCTGCCGTGTTCGCCGGCCGCAGCAGCCACCGTCGTCGAGGCCTACGCCGCCGGCAAGAGCGTCGGGGAGAGCGGCCACGCAGCCGGCGTCCCACCAGTCACCGCCGCGAAGACGCTCCACCTGCTCGGCGAACAGGTCACGCCGCTGGGCCCGCGCGGGCGCGATATCGTGGCCGACTGGCTGGTCGGCGACCTCTCCCGGAGCGAGGCCCTGACGCTCTCGGGGGCGACCGACGCGGAGTTCTCGCTTGCGGTCTACGTCCAGACCCACGACCCGCTGCCCGAGGCCCGCGACGCCGTCGAGGGGGCGCTGGCGACGGCCCGCGACCGGGACCCGCTCGCGGACACGATGAGCGACGTCGGCGAGTTGCTGTGAGCGGTCCCGCGCAGGACGGCAGCGGGCCGGCGCGGCGGTCAGAGGGCCTGTCACCGCTGGACCACGTTTAAATCCCCTGCCCGCAAACCGACGGCTATGTCGGCCTCGGAACTGGCGGCGGACGTCGCGAAAGCGCTGGACGTGAGCAGGGACGAGTTCCGCGACCGGGCCCGGGCGGAAGCCGAGGACCTCGTGTCCGAGGTCCGGTCGGGCACCTTCGACAACTCGGAGGCCATCGTGGGACTCGAACTCGAGCTGTACGCCGTCGACGACCAGACCAACGCGCTGCGGCGGGTCCCCCGCCAGCTGCTGGAGCTCATCGGCTTCGAGAAGGAACTGGGCTTGCACAACGCCGAGATGCAGACCAGTCCCCAACCGCTGAACTCCCACGGGCTGGTCGCCCAGGAGAACGAGCTGAAGGCGTCGCTGAAACCGGCCCAACGCCGCCTCCAGCGCGACGGCATCCGGATGGTCGCCGACGGACTGTGGACGGTCCCGCCCCAGGGCGAGACGGCGCGGGACTACCTCTGTGACTGCGTCGAGAAGGACGGCGTCTGCATCGGGACGAACATGTCCGACTCCGTGCGCTACCACACGATGGCCAACGCGGGCTACCCGTCGGCGTTCGAACTCGAGGCACCCCACGTCTCCCTGGAGGC
The DNA window shown above is from Haloarcula halobia and carries:
- a CDS encoding LAGLIDADG family homing endonuclease, coding for MATAENTELIDRFEEFYRDYYRNEIGELAQKYPNDQKSLYIDWQDLYRFDPDLADDYRTKPQQLQEYAEEALRLYDLPVDVSLGQAHVRVRNLPESEDIREIRHQHHGNLISVQGIVRKATDVRPKVLTAAFECQRCGTLTRIPQAAGDFQEPHECQGCERQGPFRLNTDQSEFIDAQKIRVQESPEGLRGGETPQAIDVNIEDDITGNVTAGDHVRVTGVLKLDQQGNDREKSPMFDIYMEGVSVEIEDEQFEEMEITEEDKKEIVELSNEPDLYEKMVGAIAPSIYGYEKEKLAMMIQLFSGVTKSLPDGSRIRGDLHMLLIGDPGTGKCVNGDTRVTLADGRRVPIRDLVESNLQDPKPVDDGVWDDVDFEVPSLQPDGTIASQRATKVWKREAPEYLYRIRTATGREIEVTPSHPLFVRSDASFEARTAEDLTEGTFVAVPRNVPTDGTDQLSVEHRTSKSHNRIDLDVPDTWTPGLARLVGYIVAEGYVEQRADNTGFVSITNNDREVIDDATAILETLNLNVTERHPHEGKDATELMCSAGELVSFLASLDESLLSPSTDRRVPPAVMGTSDRITAAFLQAYIEGEGHVSGSQREITVASTSEELLEDARSMLLSLGIGSQLQSRANGSYRLRISGESFARYVERIGFITERKADVAGKFDHTSGNTNLDVVPNVGPGLRRIRETLGLPQAECGLPRSTYQHYERSRRNPGRESLQSVVEAFEGRLNALESTGVDDDGAIADGGSLDAVRQDVSALRSLVEGDVAWDRIVSIEAFEPDEEWVYDLEVEGTHSYLSNGVVSHNSQMLSYIRQIAPRSVYTSGKGSSSAGLTAAAVRDDFGDGQQWTLEAGALVLADQGIAAVDELDKMSPEDRSAMHQALEQQEISISKAGINATLKSRCSLLGAANPKYGRFDQYEPIGEQIDLEPALISRFDLIFTVTDQPDEEADRNLASHIIQTNYAGELHTHRTENATSNFTEEEVETVTEEVAPTIEPDLLRKYIAYAKRNCFPTMTEEAKERIEDFYVDLRLKGQDEDAPVPVTARKLEALVRLAEASARIRLSDTVEEDDAERAVDIALYCMKQIGIDPETGEFDADVVETGTSKTQRDRIQNLKGIIADIEDEYDEGAPIDIVVERAEEVGIEESKAEHEIEKLKQKGEVYEPRTDHLRTT
- a CDS encoding type IV pilin N-terminal domain-containing protein codes for the protein MYVTVDNILGADDAVSSVISVVLMVGIVVILGAVVSVFALGIGESVDSTAPSASFEFKILDNGDMQVTHASGDTLDGGQLRFAGAALEKTSFGGISEWSGKVKAGDSATVNVKAEETLRLIWRSSAGDETATVAEYEVPDDAGPSGAVSIGTVQSVTDEVSVSVGTLSRISGNANLVVETAGGAKTSQSVSSGATPTVSLSVDETETVTATLYESGETGEIASASDSPTKQASIGSVDATGAAASNGDVAVNNIQFNGVQNDKVYVVIDDDPTQGNGDGDAQPVEFWVSTYGGSVTKSVQDYFIADGETITVTVYETDSKSTKLKTATATATD
- a CDS encoding SLC13 family permease, producing the protein MAFVFVVILAALVLFATEALPVDVTAIAVMVTLMLVEPVTAVAADAGLLAGPIYVLHQPGDGVSPLARGLSGFASTATITVLAMFILSDGVQRTGIVQMLGHRLATLTGEDESRQLGATVGLVAPISGFINNTAAVAILLPMVTDIAHSGKVSPSKLLLPLSYASMFGGMLTLIGTSTNILASQISAELLDHPFGMFEFTQLGAVVTVVGVVYLLTVGRYLVPGRIDVKDNLTAEFEMGEYLTEVVVREDSPLVGETVQEALAETEFDVDVVQLVRGGRTFLEPLGPKGIQAGDVFAVRTDRDTLVELLDAEGLDLIPEVQVDDEELESASERQNLVEVVVAPGSSLIGQTLATSNFRQRYDATVLALRHGEELYRRRMDRVRLRIGDTLLVQATPESIDRLNVNRDFIVAQEVERPDFRREKIPVAVGIVAAVVAVAALTPIHIVVAALAGAVAMVVTRCLEPQELYDAVQWDVIFLLAGVIPLGVALQETGGADLLADLFVLAAPGLPAIVALGLMYVVTALLTNVISNNASVVLMIPVAVEAAQQLGANPFAFVLAVTFAASTAFMTPVGYQTNLLVYGPGGYRFTDYLRVGAPLQAIFAVVTTLGIAFFWGLAPA